In Gemmatimonas sp., the following are encoded in one genomic region:
- a CDS encoding O-antigen ligase family protein translates to MTAAMIPTAVIVGTSTLARVARSVGALVAVAFLFSGFSTWAFNTGAIPLPPLAFMLVVLACAGVAVLLEPARLGGARLKAWSAASACFAMLAFLWSSGSEVALQEAQTRTLSAMLLVGFSLLMADASTRTLTRRAVAVCTLITVAINVWEITHPMTFSMALGRSASFYVNPNIAGAALVSGMLLALPVVPARLREAFVLIVGAGVFLTLSRGALLCFGIVVAVLLASRLLRVKRLSLLTGGGTLLVASVMGAMMASGELSYLSGGAERFVKQRLGIGSREELSADVSASSRSQLAMHALDLFGERPLTGFGTGATVEWNEPESTHNIYVRHVAEYGVLGALLMPGLLFLAWPRHRPRALRVYHGAAQAFVTFVALWGLFSHNVADDAFILIGLALITALPDRLDPESVP, encoded by the coding sequence ATGACAGCCGCCATGATTCCCACGGCCGTCATCGTCGGTACGTCGACGCTGGCGCGCGTCGCCCGAAGCGTCGGTGCGTTGGTGGCCGTTGCCTTTCTGTTCTCAGGCTTCAGCACGTGGGCCTTCAACACGGGCGCGATTCCGTTGCCACCACTGGCATTCATGCTGGTGGTGCTCGCATGTGCCGGCGTAGCGGTGCTGCTCGAACCCGCGCGGCTCGGCGGTGCGCGCCTGAAAGCCTGGAGCGCGGCGAGCGCGTGCTTCGCCATGCTCGCGTTCCTCTGGTCGTCGGGCAGCGAGGTGGCACTGCAGGAGGCGCAGACGCGCACATTGTCGGCCATGCTGCTGGTGGGATTCTCCCTGTTGATGGCCGATGCATCGACACGGACCCTCACGCGCCGTGCCGTTGCCGTCTGCACACTGATCACGGTGGCGATCAACGTCTGGGAGATCACGCACCCGATGACGTTCAGCATGGCGCTGGGTCGATCGGCCAGCTTCTACGTGAACCCGAACATCGCCGGCGCCGCACTCGTGAGCGGCATGCTGCTGGCCCTCCCGGTTGTGCCGGCGCGCCTACGCGAGGCATTTGTGCTGATCGTCGGTGCCGGCGTGTTCCTCACGCTGTCGCGCGGGGCCCTGCTCTGCTTCGGCATCGTCGTTGCCGTGCTGCTTGCGTCGCGCCTGCTGCGCGTGAAGCGACTGTCCCTGCTGACCGGCGGCGGCACGCTGCTCGTGGCGTCGGTCATGGGCGCCATGATGGCCAGCGGTGAGCTGAGTTACCTGAGCGGTGGCGCCGAACGCTTCGTGAAACAGCGCCTCGGAATCGGGTCGCGTGAAGAACTCAGTGCCGATGTGAGCGCGTCGTCACGATCGCAGCTGGCCATGCATGCGCTCGACCTATTCGGCGAGCGCCCGCTCACCGGATTCGGCACGGGCGCCACGGTGGAGTGGAACGAACCCGAGTCCACTCACAACATCTACGTACGACACGTCGCCGAGTATGGCGTACTCGGCGCGCTGCTGATGCCTGGTCTGTTGTTCCTGGCGTGGCCGCGTCACCGGCCACGCGCGCTTCGCGTGTACCATGGCGCGGCGCAGGCGTTCGTGACGTTCGTCGCCCTCTGGGGGCTGTTCTCGCACAACGTGGCCGACGACGCGTTCATCTTGATCGGCTTGGCGCTCATCACCGCACTCCCGGATCGACTCGATCCCGAGTCCGTACCATGA
- a CDS encoding glycosyltransferase family 4 protein — protein MRIGCVIASLGSGGAERVMLSLCTAWAARGDTVTLFTFDDGSQDFHAVPVGVTRVALDIAGVSSSSLGAIRANVARLRTLRRALRSVALDVIVSFTDRTNVSTLLAARGLGIPVVISERIDPRRHDIGTAWSMLRRRTYRGATALVVQTERVRSWAETHVSASRVHVIGNPLREVAAPPVAAGDRAATIAAVGRLVPQKGFDTLLRAFALVHRTHPAWRLVISGEGPLRASLEAQVRELGLDAVVTLPGRTSTVDAVLAGSAVFVLSSRYEGFPNVLLEAMACGCACVATDCDSGPSDLLEHDALGLLVPVDDAAALADAITRVLDNPVFRSQLGESARASTQRFAPARMLQAWDDVFVASRRRAA, from the coding sequence GTGCGCATCGGCTGCGTGATCGCCTCGCTGGGATCCGGCGGCGCCGAACGCGTCATGTTGTCGCTGTGCACCGCGTGGGCGGCGCGCGGCGACACCGTCACGTTGTTCACGTTCGATGATGGGAGTCAGGATTTTCACGCGGTGCCAGTCGGCGTCACGCGCGTCGCGCTCGACATTGCCGGCGTGAGCTCGTCGTCACTCGGGGCAATCCGGGCCAACGTGGCTCGGCTTCGTACGTTGCGGCGCGCCCTGCGCAGTGTCGCACTCGATGTCATCGTGAGCTTCACCGACCGCACCAACGTGAGCACGCTGCTGGCCGCCCGCGGACTCGGCATTCCGGTCGTGATATCGGAGCGCATCGATCCGCGACGGCATGACATCGGTACTGCGTGGTCGATGCTGCGACGACGTACCTACCGCGGTGCGACTGCACTGGTGGTCCAAACGGAGCGCGTGCGTTCGTGGGCCGAGACGCACGTCTCGGCATCCCGCGTGCATGTGATTGGGAATCCGCTCCGCGAAGTCGCCGCGCCGCCGGTCGCCGCCGGTGACCGCGCCGCGACGATCGCTGCCGTTGGTCGACTGGTGCCGCAGAAGGGCTTCGACACGTTGCTCCGCGCCTTCGCGCTCGTGCACCGCACCCACCCGGCGTGGCGTCTGGTGATCAGCGGCGAAGGGCCGCTGCGCGCGTCGTTGGAAGCGCAGGTGCGGGAGCTTGGGCTCGACGCCGTCGTAACCCTCCCTGGCCGGACATCCACGGTTGACGCGGTACTCGCCGGGTCGGCGGTATTCGTACTCTCCTCGCGCTACGAGGGCTTCCCGAATGTGCTACTCGAGGCGATGGCGTGCGGCTGCGCGTGTGTCGCCACCGACTGCGACTCGGGGCCGTCGGACTTGCTGGAGCACGATGCCTTGGGGTTGCTCGTACCGGTAGACGATGCCGCCGCCCTCGCCGACGCTATCACACGTGTGCTGGACAATCCGGTGTTCCGGAGTCAGTTGGGCGAATCAGCGCGGGCGTCGACGCAGCGCTTCGCACCCGCACGCATGCTGCAAGCGTGGGACGATGTGTTCGTCGCCTCGCGCCGGCGCGCCGCATGA
- a CDS encoding lipid II flippase MurJ has product MRGLLRAALAVGGLTAAVKLVALLKDSLVAAQFGNGAALDAFLLALVVPTFLIGVAAGTLPAALTPAYIAQREHRSSASAKLLAGAVLRQSYRWLVVLSGVAALASVLLGWLPGARLDADTRDMLPLLAFVLAPFTLLQGVCAAWSGLLAAEGAYRASAFAPIAQPLGIALGIAFVPDPTVWTMVAGLLAGTLAQAAWLAWSLRVHGLSIRGVAMSRVPHHERAALSTALARVRVQYLPAVAGAILMSATTLVDQTMAAWLPVGSVSALGYGTKLSSVLMTVGAMALSTTLLPHLSALVARAEWTALRELERRLRWLLLGTTIPVTIALMFFSVPIVQLLFERGAFSAVETVTVSRVQAAYLLQVPGHLLGILYVRLISALQANRLLTIGSAINLVVNIGLNVVFMRRYGVAGIALSTAAVYAVSCAYLAVVAHRRLRAAEAESIRVVQPDSGSPLTRVAEASCASAA; this is encoded by the coding sequence ATGCGCGGCCTGCTTCGCGCTGCATTGGCCGTGGGCGGACTGACCGCTGCGGTGAAGCTCGTGGCGCTGCTCAAGGACAGTCTCGTCGCCGCCCAGTTCGGCAATGGCGCGGCCCTCGACGCGTTCCTGCTCGCGCTCGTGGTTCCGACCTTTTTGATAGGCGTTGCGGCGGGCACGCTGCCAGCGGCGCTCACACCTGCCTACATCGCGCAGCGCGAGCATCGCAGCTCCGCGTCGGCGAAACTGCTTGCCGGTGCCGTGCTGCGACAGAGCTATCGCTGGCTGGTCGTACTCTCAGGTGTCGCCGCGCTCGCCTCCGTGCTGCTCGGGTGGCTTCCTGGCGCGCGACTCGACGCCGATACGCGCGATATGCTTCCACTGCTCGCCTTCGTGCTCGCGCCGTTCACGCTGCTGCAGGGCGTCTGCGCAGCATGGAGCGGACTGCTGGCCGCTGAGGGAGCGTATCGCGCCAGTGCGTTCGCGCCGATTGCACAGCCGCTTGGCATCGCGCTCGGCATCGCGTTCGTGCCTGACCCGACGGTGTGGACGATGGTGGCTGGCCTGCTCGCCGGTACATTGGCGCAGGCCGCCTGGCTTGCATGGTCGCTGCGGGTGCATGGCCTGTCAATTCGCGGCGTCGCCATGTCCCGTGTTCCCCACCATGAGCGCGCCGCCTTGAGCACCGCGTTGGCGCGCGTGCGGGTGCAGTACCTACCGGCCGTGGCCGGCGCGATCCTGATGAGTGCGACCACGCTGGTCGACCAGACGATGGCTGCTTGGCTGCCGGTCGGCAGCGTGTCCGCGCTCGGCTACGGCACCAAACTCAGCTCGGTACTCATGACCGTCGGCGCGATGGCGCTCAGCACGACGCTGCTGCCTCATCTCTCGGCGTTGGTGGCGCGTGCCGAGTGGACGGCGCTGCGAGAGCTCGAACGCCGGCTCCGCTGGCTGCTGCTCGGCACGACGATTCCCGTGACCATCGCGCTGATGTTCTTCTCAGTGCCGATCGTCCAGCTCCTGTTCGAGCGCGGTGCCTTCTCCGCCGTGGAGACGGTGACGGTCTCGCGCGTCCAGGCGGCGTACCTGTTGCAAGTCCCGGGACATCTGCTCGGCATTCTGTACGTGCGACTGATCTCCGCGCTGCAAGCGAACCGTCTGTTGACGATCGGCTCGGCGATCAATCTCGTCGTGAACATCGGCTTGAACGTCGTGTTCATGCGCCGGTACGGTGTCGCCGGCATTGCACTCTCCACCGCTGCCGTGTACGCGGTCTCGTGCGCCTATCTCGCCGTCGTCGCACACCGGCGGTTGCGGGCGGCGGAAGCGGAGTCGATCCGCGTGGTGCAGCCCGATTCCGGGTCGCCACTCACCCGTGTCGCGGAGGCATCGTGCGCATCGGCTGCGTGA
- the asnB gene encoding asparagine synthase (glutamine-hydrolyzing) → MCGIAGFWTGACDDGAARAALTRMTDALVHRGPDASGLWVDAPRGLALGHRRLSIVDLSPLGQQPMMSTSGRYWLVFNGEIYNYRVLRETLHAQGATFRGHSDTEVLLALIERDGFAAALGQCVGMFAIALWDRGAGQLSLARDRFGEKPLYIGRCHGGLAFASELSALRTLPGVSSDIEPAALAAYLRHGYVPAPMSMLRDVVKLEPGTIATFAAPVYGSAQTTRYWSVRDAALAGLATPFAGSDTDRVEQLDTLLRSAVADQMVADVPLGAFLSGGIDSSLIVALMQAQSARPVRTFTIGFRESAFDEAPHAEAVARHLGTEHTTMFVTAQDALDVIPRLPSIYNEPFADSSQIPTVLVSKLAREHVTVALSGDGGDELFGGYSRYPLAMQAWPRLSRVPYSMRRATRALVTSVGAGTWNRALGPMGLVARGVTGDRMHKLATLIDMRNFPDFYLHLVSAWRRPQDLLPGVTEQHTAIRAPFSPGRGGLLADMMYRDQVSYLPDDILVKVDRAAMAASLETRAPLLDHRVAEFAWQLPVNCWQRAGQGKWIVRQVLDRYVPRALIDRPKQGFGVPIAEWLRGPLRDWADDLLSPEALRRDGIFRAEPVLQTWKEHRDGSRNWAPSLWHLLMFQAWRHG, encoded by the coding sequence ATGTGCGGCATTGCCGGATTCTGGACGGGCGCGTGCGACGACGGGGCAGCGCGAGCTGCGCTGACGCGTATGACCGATGCATTGGTGCATCGGGGGCCCGACGCATCCGGTCTGTGGGTCGATGCGCCCCGCGGCCTCGCACTTGGTCATCGTCGCCTCTCGATCGTCGACCTCAGCCCCCTTGGCCAGCAGCCGATGATGTCGACCTCGGGGCGCTACTGGCTCGTGTTCAACGGCGAGATCTATAACTACCGGGTGCTTCGCGAGACGCTGCACGCGCAAGGCGCGACATTCCGCGGCCACTCGGATACGGAAGTCCTACTGGCGCTCATCGAGCGTGACGGGTTCGCGGCCGCGCTCGGCCAGTGCGTCGGCATGTTCGCCATCGCGCTCTGGGATCGCGGGGCCGGACAACTCTCCCTCGCCCGTGACCGCTTCGGCGAGAAGCCGCTCTACATCGGACGGTGTCACGGTGGATTGGCGTTCGCGTCCGAACTGTCGGCGCTGCGCACATTGCCCGGCGTGTCCAGTGACATCGAGCCGGCAGCGCTCGCCGCGTATCTGCGTCACGGCTACGTGCCGGCGCCGATGTCCATGTTGCGCGACGTGGTCAAGCTCGAGCCGGGCACGATCGCGACGTTTGCCGCGCCGGTGTATGGCAGCGCGCAGACCACGCGCTATTGGAGCGTGCGCGACGCCGCCCTGGCCGGCCTGGCGACCCCCTTCGCTGGCAGCGACACGGATCGCGTGGAGCAGCTCGACACGTTGCTGCGGAGCGCGGTCGCTGACCAGATGGTCGCCGATGTCCCGCTCGGCGCCTTTCTCTCCGGCGGCATCGATTCGTCCTTGATCGTGGCGCTGATGCAGGCGCAGAGTGCGCGACCGGTGCGCACGTTTACGATCGGATTTCGCGAGTCGGCGTTCGACGAAGCGCCGCATGCTGAAGCCGTCGCGCGCCACCTCGGGACCGAACACACGACGATGTTCGTCACGGCACAAGACGCACTCGATGTGATCCCAAGGCTCCCGTCCATCTACAATGAGCCCTTTGCCGACTCATCGCAGATTCCCACCGTGCTCGTGTCCAAGCTCGCGCGCGAGCACGTCACCGTGGCGTTGAGCGGTGATGGTGGCGACGAGCTCTTTGGCGGCTACTCACGCTACCCGCTGGCGATGCAGGCGTGGCCGCGCCTCTCACGCGTACCATACTCGATGCGTCGGGCCACACGCGCGCTGGTGACGTCCGTAGGCGCCGGTACGTGGAATCGCGCCCTCGGCCCGATGGGGCTCGTGGCGCGCGGCGTGACCGGCGATCGCATGCACAAACTGGCCACGCTGATCGACATGCGGAACTTCCCGGACTTCTATCTGCACCTCGTGTCGGCGTGGCGTCGTCCGCAGGATCTGCTGCCCGGCGTCACCGAGCAGCACACGGCGATCCGCGCCCCGTTCAGCCCCGGGCGAGGCGGCCTGCTGGCCGACATGATGTACCGCGATCAGGTCAGCTACCTGCCTGATGATATTCTCGTGAAAGTCGATCGCGCCGCGATGGCCGCCAGCCTCGAAACACGGGCGCCGTTGCTCGACCACCGGGTGGCCGAGTTTGCATGGCAGCTTCCCGTGAACTGCTGGCAGCGCGCTGGCCAGGGCAAGTGGATCGTCCGACAGGTGCTGGACCGCTACGTGCCGCGCGCCCTCATTGACCGGCCTAAGCAAGGATTCGGCGTGCCGATCGCTGAATGGCTGCGCGGTCCCCTGCGGGACTGGGCGGATGATCTGTTGTCACCGGAGGCGTTGCGCCGCGACGGCATCTTCCGCGCCGAGCCGGTGCTGCAAACGTGGAAGGAACACCGTGATGGCAGCCGGAACTGGGCACCGTCGCTCTGGCATCTGTTGATGTTCCAGGCATGGAGACACGGCTGA
- a CDS encoding UDP-glucose/GDP-mannose dehydrogenase family protein, with amino-acid sequence MKIAMIGTGYVGLVSGACFAEFGPDVTCVDVDAAKIERLLKGEIPIYEPGLDALVAKGITSGRLSFTTDLAKAVSEADAVFIAVGTPSRRGDGHADLRYVEAAAIEIAKSLQGYTVVVTKSTVPVGTGRRVAEIIRGANPSAEFDVASNPEFLREGSAIGDFMRPDRVVIGAETDRARAVMQALYRPLYLMETPVVMTTLETAELTKYAANAFLATKITFINEIADLCEKVGANVQDVARGMGLDGRIGKKFLHAGPGYGGSCFPKDTIALVRTAQEYGSPARLVETVVQVNDTRKGAMASRVIAACGGSVRGKTVGVLGVAFKPNTDDMRDAPSLAIVPALQDAGATVRAYDPAAMHEAKALLPGVQWCADAYDAAVGADVLVIITEWNEFRALDLDRVGASMTQKVLVDLRNVYRGEDVRKLGFRYTSIGRP; translated from the coding sequence ATGAAGATTGCCATGATCGGCACGGGCTATGTCGGCCTCGTGTCCGGTGCCTGTTTTGCCGAGTTCGGCCCTGACGTGACGTGTGTGGACGTCGATGCGGCCAAGATCGAACGGTTGCTCAAGGGTGAAATCCCGATCTACGAACCGGGACTCGACGCGCTGGTGGCCAAGGGCATCACGAGCGGACGCTTGTCGTTCACCACCGACCTGGCCAAGGCCGTGTCGGAAGCGGACGCCGTGTTCATCGCGGTCGGCACGCCCTCGCGCCGCGGTGATGGACACGCCGATCTGCGCTACGTGGAAGCGGCCGCGATCGAGATTGCGAAGTCGCTGCAGGGGTACACGGTGGTCGTCACGAAGAGCACCGTGCCGGTCGGCACCGGTCGCCGGGTGGCGGAGATCATTCGCGGCGCCAATCCGTCGGCCGAATTCGACGTGGCGTCGAATCCCGAGTTCTTGCGCGAGGGCTCTGCGATCGGCGATTTCATGCGCCCCGATCGCGTGGTGATCGGCGCGGAGACGGATCGTGCACGGGCCGTGATGCAGGCGCTGTATCGTCCGCTGTATCTCATGGAGACGCCGGTCGTGATGACGACGCTCGAGACCGCGGAGCTCACGAAGTACGCCGCCAACGCATTTCTCGCCACGAAGATCACGTTCATCAACGAGATCGCGGACCTCTGTGAGAAGGTCGGTGCCAACGTACAAGATGTCGCGCGCGGCATGGGCCTCGACGGTCGCATCGGCAAGAAGTTTTTGCACGCCGGGCCTGGGTACGGCGGCTCCTGCTTCCCGAAGGACACCATCGCGCTCGTGCGCACGGCGCAGGAATACGGATCGCCCGCGCGGCTGGTAGAAACCGTTGTGCAGGTGAACGACACGCGAAAGGGCGCGATGGCGTCACGGGTGATCGCGGCGTGTGGTGGCTCGGTGCGTGGCAAGACCGTAGGCGTGCTGGGCGTGGCGTTCAAGCCGAACACCGACGACATGCGCGACGCCCCGAGCCTGGCCATCGTGCCGGCGCTGCAGGATGCCGGCGCAACGGTGCGCGCCTACGATCCGGCCGCCATGCATGAAGCGAAGGCATTGCTGCCCGGCGTGCAGTGGTGTGCCGACGCCTACGATGCTGCGGTCGGCGCCGATGTGCTGGTGATCATTACCGAGTGGAACGAGTTCCGCGCGCTCGATCTCGATCGTGTGGGCGCGTCGATGACGCAGAAGGTGTTGGTCGACCTCCGCAACGTCTATCGCGGCGAGGATGTTCGAAAGTTGGGCTTTAGATACACGAGCATCGGCCGACCGTAA
- a CDS encoding NAD-dependent epimerase, which yields MAKILVTGAAGFIGYHTSERLLARGDEVVGLDNVNDYYDPTLKEARIARLSAKPGFRLFRMDLADRDGVTRLFQEERFDRVINLAAQAGVRYSITNPHAYIESNLVGFINILEGCRHSGVQHLTYASSSSVYGANTAMPFSVHQNIDHPVSLYAATKKANELMAHTYSHLYGLPTTGLRFFTVYGPWGRPDMAMFLFTKAILEGKPIDVFNHGKMQRDFTYIDDIVEGVIRTSDHTAEPNPEWNSDAPDPATSKAPYRIYNIGNNNPVELMYLIETIEKSLGRTAEKRMLPLQPGDVPATYANVDALVRDVGFAPKTPIETGVANFVAWYREYFQIGD from the coding sequence ATGGCAAAAATTCTGGTGACCGGAGCCGCGGGTTTCATCGGCTATCATACCAGCGAACGGCTGCTGGCTCGTGGCGATGAAGTGGTGGGCCTCGACAACGTCAACGACTACTACGATCCCACGCTCAAGGAGGCGCGAATCGCGCGACTCTCAGCCAAGCCGGGATTCCGTCTGTTCCGCATGGACCTGGCCGACCGTGACGGCGTGACGCGCCTGTTTCAGGAGGAGCGCTTCGATCGCGTGATCAACCTCGCGGCGCAGGCCGGCGTGCGATACTCGATCACCAATCCGCACGCGTATATCGAGAGCAACCTCGTCGGGTTCATCAACATCCTCGAAGGGTGTCGGCACAGCGGCGTGCAGCATCTCACGTATGCGTCGTCGTCGAGCGTGTACGGCGCCAACACCGCAATGCCGTTCTCGGTGCATCAGAACATCGATCACCCGGTGTCGCTGTATGCCGCCACGAAGAAGGCGAACGAGTTGATGGCACACACGTACAGCCATCTGTACGGACTGCCCACCACTGGGCTTCGCTTCTTCACGGTGTACGGTCCGTGGGGTCGTCCCGATATGGCCATGTTCCTGTTCACCAAGGCCATTCTCGAGGGTAAGCCGATCGACGTGTTCAACCACGGCAAGATGCAGCGTGACTTCACGTACATCGACGACATCGTGGAAGGCGTGATCCGCACCAGCGATCACACCGCCGAGCCGAATCCGGAGTGGAACTCCGATGCCCCCGATCCGGCCACGAGTAAGGCGCCGTACCGGATCTACAACATCGGCAACAACAACCCGGTGGAATTGATGTATCTCATCGAGACCATCGAGAAGTCGCTGGGCCGCACGGCGGAGAAGCGGATGCTGCCGCTGCAGCCGGGCGATGTGCCGGCCACGTATGCGAACGTGGACGCGCTGGTGCGCGATGTCGGTTTCGCGCCGAAGACGCCGATCGAAACGGGCGTGGCGAACTTCGTCGCTTGGTATCGCGAGTACTTTCAGATCGGAGACTGA
- a CDS encoding DMT family transporter, with translation MSPEREAPSSAQLLRATLLIVLSACCFGSISPLTVIATGHGMALESVQAWRYATSAVLLVAFGWWRGLPPRAGVAPWFTPRILLVAGGGQATVATLALLALQWLPAATVSFLFYTFPAWVAVITAMRGIERLDRTRVTALVLALGGIAFMVGAPSADSLNPLGVAAVLTAALVYAIYIPVLGTLQRQREAIDVSRAIAVGGAMLFATWAVVTGTLFRIPDGAAFGLSALQGVLTAISFLTFLAGLRVLGPVRTAITSTVEPFWTTMLGLVLLRQPVGTGTLIGGVAIMGAVLLLQRPPVAHRPAQSSAADT, from the coding sequence GTGAGTCCGGAGCGGGAAGCCCCGTCGTCCGCGCAATTGCTGCGGGCGACGCTGCTGATCGTGTTGAGCGCCTGTTGCTTCGGCAGCATTTCCCCGCTCACGGTGATCGCGACCGGCCACGGCATGGCACTCGAGTCGGTGCAGGCCTGGCGGTACGCCACCAGCGCGGTGCTGCTGGTGGCGTTCGGCTGGTGGCGCGGGCTGCCCCCTCGCGCCGGCGTCGCGCCGTGGTTCACACCGCGCATTCTGCTGGTCGCGGGAGGCGGTCAGGCCACGGTCGCCACGCTGGCGCTGCTCGCACTGCAGTGGCTTCCGGCGGCCACGGTGTCGTTTCTGTTCTACACCTTCCCGGCCTGGGTGGCGGTGATCACGGCGATGCGTGGTATCGAGCGTCTCGATCGCACCCGGGTGACGGCCCTCGTGCTCGCCCTTGGCGGCATCGCGTTCATGGTAGGTGCGCCGAGCGCGGACTCACTCAACCCGTTGGGCGTTGCGGCAGTGCTTACCGCGGCGCTGGTCTATGCCATCTATATCCCCGTCCTTGGCACGTTGCAGCGCCAGCGCGAGGCCATCGACGTGTCCCGGGCCATTGCCGTGGGCGGCGCGATGCTGTTCGCGACCTGGGCCGTCGTCACCGGCACGCTCTTTCGTATTCCCGATGGCGCCGCCTTCGGGTTGAGTGCGCTGCAGGGGGTGCTGACGGCAATATCCTTCCTGACGTTTCTGGCGGGGCTGCGGGTGCTGGGCCCCGTCCGCACGGCGATCACGTCCACCGTGGAGCCGTTCTGGACGACCATGCTGGGCCTGGTGCTGCTGCGGCAGCCGGTGGGCACCGGTACCTTGATCGGTGGCGTCGCGATCATGGGCGCGGTCCTGCTTTTGCAACGGCCGCCCGTGGCGCACCGCCCCGCTCAATCGTCGGCAGCGGACACGTAG
- the mgtE gene encoding magnesium transporter: MPPHANKDRPLAALIVPDLLELLEEHPESIGPQTEEMHPADLADIAEALPEDMVRAFLSALPKERAGEVLEYLDESLRTMVLEELTAVEAASMMSEMTPDERADALEELDEETADEILAEFEPEEKAETERLLEYDPYTAGGLMTTEFVSVDENLTAEEALVAVRAMSRAGRREAMYTVYTIDGNGRLRGVLSLRELLASPDGTPLSELAWSEVVSVAPDLPQEEVSQITSNYDLVALPVVDSEKRLLGVVTVDDVIDVIQEEGTEDAQKFGGMEALEEPYMQIGLWQNVRKRGGWLAVLAVSEMLTASVMARYEGEIGRVLLLSQFIPLVMSSGGNSGSQATSLIIRAMALGEVHLGDWWRVVLRELPAGIILGLLLGAIAFGRILVWNALGLYDYGPHSFMIAVTVGLALVGIVLVGSLTGSMLPFLLKRFNFDPASASAPLVATLVDVSAISIYFGIAYQLLSGTLL; this comes from the coding sequence ATGCCACCTCACGCCAACAAAGACCGGCCGCTCGCGGCGCTGATCGTGCCGGATCTTCTCGAGTTGCTCGAGGAGCACCCGGAGAGCATCGGACCGCAGACGGAGGAGATGCACCCGGCCGACCTCGCGGACATCGCGGAGGCGCTGCCGGAGGACATGGTGCGCGCGTTCCTCTCGGCGTTGCCGAAGGAGCGGGCGGGCGAGGTACTCGAGTATCTCGACGAGAGCCTCCGCACCATGGTGCTCGAGGAGCTGACGGCCGTCGAAGCCGCCTCGATGATGTCGGAGATGACACCCGACGAGCGGGCCGACGCCCTCGAGGAGCTCGACGAGGAGACGGCTGATGAGATCCTCGCCGAGTTCGAGCCCGAGGAGAAAGCCGAGACCGAGCGGCTGCTGGAGTACGACCCGTACACCGCCGGCGGTCTGATGACCACCGAATTCGTGTCGGTCGACGAGAACCTCACGGCCGAAGAAGCGTTGGTCGCGGTCCGTGCGATGTCGCGGGCGGGCCGTCGCGAAGCCATGTACACCGTGTACACCATCGATGGCAACGGACGACTGCGCGGCGTATTGTCGCTGCGGGAGCTGTTGGCGTCCCCAGACGGAACGCCCTTGAGCGAACTCGCCTGGAGCGAGGTCGTGAGTGTCGCCCCCGACCTGCCGCAGGAAGAGGTCTCGCAAATCACCTCGAACTACGACCTGGTCGCGCTGCCGGTCGTCGATTCGGAGAAGCGGCTGCTCGGCGTGGTCACGGTCGACGACGTGATCGACGTCATTCAGGAAGAAGGCACGGAAGACGCACAGAAGTTCGGTGGTATGGAGGCGCTCGAAGAGCCCTACATGCAGATCGGCCTCTGGCAGAACGTACGCAAACGCGGTGGCTGGCTGGCCGTGCTAGCCGTGAGCGAGATGCTCACGGCGTCGGTGATGGCGCGCTACGAAGGCGAGATCGGTCGGGTGCTGCTGCTGTCGCAGTTCATTCCCCTTGTCATGAGCTCGGGCGGCAACTCGGGTTCGCAAGCCACGTCGCTGATCATTCGCGCGATGGCGCTGGGCGAGGTGCATCTCGGCGATTGGTGGCGTGTGGTGCTTCGTGAACTGCCCGCCGGCATTATCCTCGGCCTGCTGCTCGGCGCGATCGCGTTCGGACGGATTCTCGTGTGGAATGCGCTCGGGCTGTACGACTACGGGCCGCACTCGTTCATGATCGCCGTCACGGTTGGATTGGCGCTGGTCGGCATCGTGCTCGTGGGGTCACTGACCGGCTCGATGCTGCCGTTCCTGCTCAAACGCTTCAACTTCGACCCGGCCAGCGCCTCGGCTCCCCTCGTGGCCACGCTCGTCGACGTCTCGGCGATCAGCATCTACTTCGGTATCGCCTACCAGCTGCTCAGCGGCACGCTGCTGTGA